In Saccharomyces eubayanus strain FM1318 chromosome X, whole genome shotgun sequence, the genomic window AAGTCAATTCATCCTTCTTAACCAAAATTCTAACTGGGTTTCTCATGAACTTGGTGGTAACTTCCAAGACGTCATTTGGCATGGTAGCAgacaaaagaacaacttGGGTAGTTGGTGGTAGCAATGTGAAAATTTGGTAGATTTGTTCCTTGAAACCAGAAGACAACATTTCATCGGCTTCATCTAAGATGAACATTTTGATCTTGTCAGTTCTGAATCTACGTCTTTGGATGTTGTCGAAAACACGACCTGGGGTACCGACAACGATTTGAGCGTCTTTCAAACCTTCAgcatcttcaacaaaagaagtACCACCGATACAAGCGTGGACCTTGATGTCCATGTGGAAAGCCAAAGCCATGACAACCTTTTGGATTTGTAAAGCCAATTCTCTAGTTGGAGCCAACATCAAAGCTTGAGGAGCCTTGACAGAGGTGTCGATTCTTTGCAAAGCGGCAACAGAGAAAGTACCGGTCTTACCAGTACCAGATTGAGCTTGAGCCAAGACATCGTGACCTTCAATAATAGGCATAATGGCACGTTGTTGAATGGCAGATGGTTCTTCGAAACCGTAACCGAAAACACCTCTCAACAAGTTTTCGTCCAATTCCATATCGTCGAACTTGTAGACAACTTTGTCATAGTTGGTTAGACTGATTTGGGagtcttcaatttcagtAATACCTTCAGACATATTGTAATTACTAATTATTAGTTTCTTATACACACTAGTCTTCTGTTTAACggacctttttttttctctaatATTCAGTATGATCTGCTCTTTTCCTCTCCTTGAGATGGGATTTCTCTTATATATgttgctgaaaaaaaataaaaaaatttcaagaaaaaaagaaaaaggtaCGCAAACCCAGCGAATTGACCCGGCCTTACTATATTCGTACAGCGTGACGATGATTTAGCTAAATATACTGGTTCTATGGAATGGTTAATAGCTAAGGAA contains:
- the TIF2 gene encoding translation initiation factor eIF4A, which produces MSEGITEIEDSQISLTNYDKVVYKFDDMELDENLLRGVFGYGFEEPSAIQQRAIMPIIEGHDVLAQAQSGTGKTGTFSVAALQRIDTSVKAPQALMLAPTRELALQIQKVVMALAFHMDIKVHACIGGTSFVEDAEGLKDAQIVVGTPGRVFDNIQRRRFRTDKIKMFILDEADEMLSSGFKEQIYQIFTLLPPTTQVVLLSATMPNDVLEVTTKFMRNPVRILVKKDELTLEGIKQFYV